From Spirosoma aerolatum, one genomic window encodes:
- a CDS encoding DUF3276 family protein, which yields MDDRDREKIYSKRVRAGKRTYFFDVKSTRTNDYYLTITESRRHPQGEGFIYEKHKMFLYKEDFDKFVEALQETVEHVKTELMPDVDFTQFVQRERDEQDDFASELKWE from the coding sequence GTGGACGACAGAGACCGCGAGAAGATCTATTCCAAGCGTGTTCGGGCGGGAAAACGAACCTACTTTTTCGATGTTAAATCGACCCGCACTAACGATTATTATTTAACCATTACCGAAAGTCGCCGACATCCGCAGGGCGAAGGCTTTATCTATGAGAAGCACAAAATGTTTCTCTACAAAGAAGACTTCGACAAGTTTGTTGAAGCCTTGCAGGAAACCGTCGAGCATGTGAAAACCGAACTAATGCCTGACGTAGACTTTACGCAATTCGTCCAACGCGAACGTGATGAGCAGGACGACTTCGCCAGTGAACTGAAGTGGGAGTAA
- the darG gene encoding type II toxin-antitoxin system antitoxin DNA ADP-ribosyl glycohydrolase DarG yields the protein MIHFITGDLLSSDAQALVNTVNTVGVMGKGIALQFKERFPLNFKRYKDACKTGELQPGKLLLVRETSINGEKIIINFPTKTDWKQRSSYAYIEAGLQELVRVIEQETIQSIAIPPLGCGNGGLKWEKVRPMMEQYLGSLPIEVFIFEPNEAIKQVLQKQETPKTVQLSPARAMLLYALFSYESMGEHASLFVANKLAYFLQRLGENLRLNFKPHHYGPYANEVGHVLYKLNGVYMMGMEQNEIKAFESLQLRYDKLDEVRDYVNNNLQPEQRQRLKNLLTLIAGFQSALSLEVLASVDFIQFYEGITSVEEVFARLQNWSDRKKRLIKERHVAIAVEQLNAYKQHPAFA from the coding sequence ATGATTCATTTTATAACAGGCGATCTATTAAGCTCCGATGCTCAGGCACTCGTTAATACTGTTAATACGGTGGGGGTCATGGGGAAAGGTATTGCCTTACAGTTTAAAGAACGTTTCCCACTCAACTTCAAACGGTATAAAGATGCCTGTAAGACGGGGGAACTTCAGCCGGGGAAATTATTGCTAGTGCGGGAAACGTCAATAAATGGTGAGAAGATAATTATTAATTTTCCTACCAAGACCGATTGGAAACAGCGTTCGAGTTACGCATACATTGAGGCCGGTCTACAGGAATTGGTTCGTGTTATTGAACAGGAAACGATTCAAAGCATTGCTATTCCGCCGTTAGGGTGTGGCAATGGTGGATTAAAGTGGGAGAAAGTACGCCCTATGATGGAACAGTACTTAGGTAGTTTACCGATTGAGGTATTTATTTTCGAGCCAAACGAAGCCATTAAACAAGTCTTACAGAAACAGGAAACCCCAAAAACGGTCCAACTCTCGCCCGCGCGGGCCATGTTGCTCTATGCGCTGTTTTCATATGAAAGTATGGGAGAACACGCGAGCCTGTTTGTAGCCAACAAATTAGCCTATTTTCTTCAACGGTTAGGCGAAAATTTGCGGCTCAACTTTAAACCTCATCATTACGGGCCTTACGCCAATGAAGTAGGGCACGTATTATACAAGTTGAACGGAGTTTATATGATGGGCATGGAGCAAAACGAAATAAAGGCGTTTGAATCGCTCCAGCTACGCTATGATAAATTAGATGAAGTTAGGGATTACGTTAATAACAACCTACAGCCCGAACAGCGTCAACGGCTCAAGAATCTACTGACGTTAATTGCTGGTTTTCAGTCGGCTCTATCGCTGGAAGTGTTAGCGTCGGTCGATTTTATTCAGTTCTATGAAGGGATTACATCTGTTGAAGAAGTCTTTGCACGTCTCCAAAACTGGTCAGACCGTAAGAAACGATTAATAAAGGAACGCCACGTAGCCATAGCCGTAGAACAGTTGAACGCCTATAAACAGCATCCTGCATTTGCCTGA
- a CDS encoding bestrophin family protein — MVNYNPKEWIRFILAFNRADTVRQLTPALIGIGVYSFIIVHLLELFDLSENPHLKNFSLMHTLLSFVISMLLVFRTNTAYDRWWEGRKLWGSLVNNSRNMALKLDQLLGSSEAESRAFFRAMIPNFAFALKNHLRSRPIEPEFTNSTVFDAQQLHMNEHVPQQIALAIFGKVVDLQRRQVLLAEHLLILNPEIQSLMDICGACERIKNTPIPFSYSSFIKKFIFTYCLTLPLGYVSNLHYLVIPLVVFVFYVLASLEVIAEEIENPFGSDENDLPLDTICKGIHKTVTQSFDHKLTLEQAESSDNPKTGFRYDR; from the coding sequence ATGGTCAATTATAACCCGAAAGAATGGATTCGGTTTATCCTTGCGTTTAATCGGGCCGATACGGTTCGGCAACTAACCCCTGCCCTGATCGGAATAGGCGTTTATTCATTTATAATCGTTCATCTGCTCGAATTATTCGATCTCAGCGAAAATCCTCACCTGAAAAACTTTTCGCTCATGCATACCTTGCTGAGCTTTGTGATCTCGATGCTACTGGTTTTTCGGACCAATACGGCATATGATCGCTGGTGGGAAGGCCGGAAGTTATGGGGCAGCCTGGTCAATAATAGCCGAAACATGGCCTTGAAGCTCGATCAATTGCTGGGTAGTTCGGAAGCCGAAAGCCGGGCGTTTTTCCGAGCCATGATTCCCAATTTCGCCTTTGCCCTTAAAAACCACCTTCGCAGCCGACCAATCGAACCCGAGTTTACCAATAGCACCGTTTTTGATGCGCAACAACTGCACATGAACGAACACGTTCCCCAACAAATTGCCCTGGCTATTTTTGGAAAAGTAGTTGATCTACAACGTCGGCAAGTCCTGTTGGCCGAACATTTACTTATTCTCAATCCGGAAATTCAGTCATTAATGGATATTTGCGGGGCTTGCGAACGAATCAAAAACACACCTATCCCCTTCTCCTACAGTTCGTTTATTAAGAAATTCATTTTTACGTACTGCCTTACATTACCTCTTGGGTATGTATCGAACCTGCATTATCTGGTTATCCCGCTGGTCGTATTCGTATTTTATGTACTGGCCAGCCTGGAAGTCATTGCCGAAGAAATTGAAAATCCATTCGGTAGCGACGAAAACGATCTGCCACTCGACACCATCTGTAAAGGTATTCACAAAACCGTAACGCAATCGTTCGATCATAAACTAACCCTGGAGCAGGCCGAATCGTCAGACAACCCTAAAACAGGATTTCGGTATGATCGGTAA
- a CDS encoding septal ring lytic transglycosylase RlpA family protein, protein MSLIMSIMLFFSNIKPAEALPGLIQKGKASFYSKKFNGRKTYYGERVSAEALEGAHLHLPLNTLVEVTNLDNNRSVIVRINDRGPFSKGRIIDLTHAAARALGMVSKGIANVSLRVVGKGHAIALAPTAFDTPIDYQFMLEPVL, encoded by the coding sequence ATGAGTTTGATCATGTCCATTATGTTGTTTTTTAGCAACATAAAACCGGCGGAGGCCCTTCCAGGCCTCATACAGAAAGGCAAAGCGTCTTTTTATTCCAAGAAGTTTAATGGTCGGAAGACCTACTATGGTGAGCGCGTTAGCGCTGAAGCTCTCGAAGGCGCTCATCTCCACCTGCCACTCAATACCCTGGTTGAAGTTACAAACCTTGACAACAACCGGTCGGTAATTGTACGAATCAATGATCGAGGCCCCTTTTCCAAAGGGCGAATCATCGATCTCACCCATGCGGCAGCGCGTGCACTTGGTATGGTTTCGAAAGGAATCGCTAATGTGTCGCTTCGGGTTGTAGGAAAAGGCCATGCCATTGCGCTGGCGCCTACAGCATTCGATACCCCTATCGATTACCAGTTTATGCTGGAACCTGTACTCTAA
- the ychF gene encoding redox-regulated ATPase YchF: MGLQCGIVGLPNVGKSTLFNAISSGKAEAANYPFCTIEPNVGVVTVPDERLDILEGLVKPQKVVPTIIEFVDIAGLVKGASQGAGLGNKFLANIREVDAIVHVIRCFEDDNIVHVEGKVNPIADKEIIDAELQLKDLESVDKKIQRISKAAQVGDAKAKAELEILKHYKTALEAGKSARTVALSPEEREAAIGDIALLTVKPVIYVANVDEGSLPNGNAYSDALREAVKDEGADVVIISAGIESQIAEMEDPEEREMFLGEYGLTESGLSKLIKASYKLLGLITYFTAGVKEVRAWTIHRGWKAPQAAGVIHSDFEKKFIRAQVMKLPDFQQFRTESGVREAGKLAVEGKEYVVQDGDIMEFLHGA; this comes from the coding sequence ATGGGTTTACAATGTGGAATCGTGGGTTTACCCAATGTGGGTAAATCGACGCTGTTTAATGCGATTTCGAGCGGAAAGGCCGAAGCCGCCAACTATCCGTTCTGTACAATAGAACCAAACGTCGGTGTGGTAACCGTCCCCGACGAACGACTGGATATACTCGAAGGGCTGGTAAAACCACAGAAAGTGGTGCCAACCATCATCGAGTTTGTTGATATTGCCGGCCTCGTAAAAGGAGCAAGCCAGGGCGCTGGTTTAGGCAATAAGTTCCTGGCCAATATCCGTGAAGTCGACGCCATTGTGCATGTGATTCGCTGCTTTGAAGACGACAACATCGTACATGTCGAAGGCAAGGTCAATCCAATCGCTGACAAGGAAATCATCGACGCTGAATTGCAACTGAAAGATTTAGAATCCGTTGACAAAAAAATTCAGCGTATTTCGAAAGCCGCTCAGGTTGGAGATGCTAAAGCCAAAGCCGAACTGGAAATTCTGAAGCACTATAAAACTGCTCTGGAAGCAGGCAAAAGTGCCCGTACGGTGGCCCTGTCGCCCGAAGAACGTGAAGCGGCCATTGGCGATATTGCGCTGCTGACCGTCAAGCCGGTAATCTACGTGGCAAACGTTGATGAAGGCTCCTTGCCAAACGGAAATGCCTACTCAGATGCCCTTCGCGAGGCCGTGAAAGACGAAGGTGCCGATGTGGTTATTATTAGTGCGGGCATTGAGTCGCAAATTGCCGAAATGGAAGATCCCGAAGAACGGGAGATGTTTCTGGGCGAGTATGGCCTGACCGAATCGGGGTTGAGCAAACTCATCAAAGCATCGTATAAGTTGCTGGGCCTGATCACGTACTTCACGGCTGGGGTAAAAGAAGTTCGGGCCTGGACTATCCACCGTGGCTGGAAAGCCCCTCAGGCAGCGGGGGTAATCCACTCCGATTTTGAGAAAAAATTCATCCGGGCGCAGGTTATGAAACTCCCCGATTTTCAGCAATTTAGAACCGAATCGGGGGTTCGTGAAGCTGGCAAACTGGCCGTTGAAGGGAAAGAATATGTTGTGCAGGACGGCGATATTATGGAATTCCTGCATGGGGCGTGA
- a CDS encoding ABC-F family ATP-binding cassette domain-containing protein translates to MISITNLSYYLGSRALYENASLHIKPGQKIGLIGLNGTGKSTLLRIINGEYQADGGTISKAGDVTIGFLNQDLLSYQTDDSILSVAMQAFERQNQLQKQIDDLLHEMETNYRDELVDKLGKVQEEFDALDGYSVQAKAEEILEGLGFSTDDLQKPLRTFSGGWRMRVILAKLLLQKPSLLMLDEPTNHLDLPSIQWVEKYIQTYEGAVIVVSHDREFLDNVIDVTVEVSGAKLHYYPGNYSFYLEEKALRNEIQKGAYENQQAKIRQTERFIERFKAKATKAKQAQSRVKQLARMELVDAVIDETARVNFKFQFSTQPGRHILHLEDITKHYGPKRILTHADIRLERGDKVALIGANGRGKSTLLRIISGSEPLNDGRRQLGHNVSFSFYAQHQLESLNVEDTLLDELKHANPTKTEGELRGVLGCFLFSNEEVFKKIKVLSGGEKSRVALAKVLLSQANFLLLDEPTNHLDMQSVNILIQALEQYEGTYVVVSHDRYFVSQIANKIWYIEDEQIKEYPGTYDEYEWWMEEKKQGAGSKGQGAQEPKAVATPAPRTALPASDDERKEWQRTLKKLNQQVEESEAKIGQLEERKKRLENELADPATYGDDKLMQAKNDEYRRVVAQISQLQDEWEAAMLEAEVWEKKLA, encoded by the coding sequence ATGATTTCCATCACAAACCTCTCATATTACCTCGGTAGCCGGGCTCTTTATGAAAATGCCTCGCTGCATATTAAACCTGGACAGAAAATCGGCCTGATTGGCCTGAACGGTACGGGAAAATCGACCCTCCTACGAATTATCAATGGCGAATACCAGGCCGATGGCGGGACAATCTCTAAAGCGGGCGATGTAACCATCGGATTTCTGAATCAGGACTTGCTATCGTACCAGACTGATGATTCGATTCTGTCCGTAGCGATGCAGGCTTTTGAACGGCAAAATCAGCTACAAAAACAAATCGACGACCTGCTCCACGAGATGGAGACCAATTACCGGGATGAACTGGTGGATAAGCTGGGTAAAGTGCAGGAGGAGTTTGATGCCCTGGATGGATATTCGGTACAGGCAAAGGCCGAAGAAATACTGGAAGGGCTTGGCTTCTCGACGGATGATCTTCAGAAACCTCTACGGACGTTCTCAGGAGGCTGGCGTATGCGCGTTATTCTGGCAAAACTGCTGTTGCAGAAGCCGTCGCTGCTTATGCTCGATGAGCCAACCAACCACCTTGACTTACCATCGATCCAATGGGTGGAAAAATATATTCAGACCTACGAAGGAGCCGTAATTGTGGTATCGCACGACCGTGAGTTCCTGGATAATGTGATCGATGTAACGGTGGAAGTATCAGGTGCCAAACTGCATTATTATCCGGGTAATTACTCATTCTATCTGGAAGAAAAAGCCTTACGCAACGAGATACAGAAGGGGGCTTACGAGAATCAGCAGGCTAAAATTCGTCAGACTGAACGCTTTATTGAGCGATTTAAGGCCAAGGCTACGAAAGCTAAGCAGGCCCAAAGCCGGGTGAAACAACTGGCCCGAATGGAACTGGTCGATGCCGTGATCGACGAAACGGCGCGGGTAAATTTCAAGTTTCAGTTCTCAACCCAACCGGGTCGGCATATTCTGCATCTGGAAGATATTACGAAGCATTATGGTCCCAAACGAATTCTGACCCATGCCGATATTCGGCTCGAACGGGGGGATAAAGTAGCCCTGATCGGAGCAAACGGACGGGGTAAATCAACATTGCTACGGATTATTTCGGGTTCGGAACCGCTCAATGATGGCCGTCGGCAGTTGGGGCATAATGTGTCCTTTAGCTTCTATGCCCAGCACCAGTTGGAATCACTGAATGTAGAAGATACGCTGCTCGACGAATTGAAACACGCTAACCCTACCAAAACAGAAGGCGAACTTCGGGGCGTACTGGGTTGCTTTCTGTTCTCGAACGAGGAAGTGTTCAAAAAAATCAAAGTGCTGTCGGGGGGCGAAAAGTCGCGCGTAGCGCTGGCAAAAGTGCTTTTATCACAGGCTAACTTTCTGCTGCTTGACGAGCCGACCAACCACCTCGATATGCAGTCGGTGAATATTCTGATTCAGGCGCTGGAGCAGTATGAGGGTACGTATGTGGTGGTATCGCACGACCGCTATTTTGTGTCACAGATTGCCAACAAGATCTGGTATATCGAAGACGAGCAGATCAAGGAGTACCCTGGTACCTACGATGAATACGAGTGGTGGATGGAAGAGAAAAAGCAGGGCGCAGGGAGTAAGGGGCAGGGAGCACAGGAACCTAAGGCTGTTGCGACCCCCGCACCTCGCACCGCGCTCCCGGCATCGGATGATGAGCGGAAAGAATGGCAGCGGACGTTGAAAAAACTAAACCAGCAGGTTGAAGAATCCGAAGCCAAAATAGGGCAACTGGAAGAACGTAAAAAGCGGCTTGAAAACGAACTGGCTGACCCGGCTACGTATGGCGATGATAAACTTATGCAGGCTAAAAACGACGAATACCGCCGGGTAGTGGCTCAGATTAGCCAGCTACAGGATGAGTGGGAAGCGGCTATGCTTGAGGCCGAAGTATGGGAGAAGAAATTAGCCTAG
- a CDS encoding PA0069 family radical SAM protein: protein MGDFKKGRGAQFNTANSFARHQYEPLEGDESLDDDFPESAVKTQFFEETPKQIISRPNSPDIGFMASINPYQGCEHGCIYCYARPTHEYWGFSAGLDFESKIMVKKNAPALLEKQFQARTYKPVVIHFSGNTDCYQPAERTYQLTRQMLAICLRYRNPVTIITKNALILRDLDILKPLAELNLVNVAISMTTLNENLRLLMEPRTVTAAQRLKTMGALHRAGVPVGIMTAPIIPSLNDHEIPKLIEQAAEQGACWSAYTVVRLNGALGPLFTDWLNQTFPERAERVLHQIADCHGGQLADSRFKTRMSGEGQYAHQISQLHRIACQKYLSNRQMPSLTTALFRPAGQIGLFE from the coding sequence ATGGGCGATTTTAAAAAAGGGCGGGGGGCGCAGTTTAATACGGCTAATTCGTTTGCCAGGCATCAATATGAGCCCCTGGAAGGTGACGAATCCTTGGATGATGATTTTCCTGAATCGGCGGTAAAAACGCAGTTTTTTGAAGAAACGCCTAAGCAGATCATTAGTCGCCCCAATAGCCCTGATATTGGTTTTATGGCCTCTATCAATCCCTATCAGGGGTGCGAACACGGTTGTATTTACTGCTACGCTCGCCCAACGCATGAATACTGGGGTTTTTCGGCTGGTCTTGATTTTGAGAGTAAAATCATGGTCAAGAAGAATGCACCAGCCCTGCTTGAAAAACAATTTCAGGCGCGTACGTACAAACCGGTTGTCATTCACTTTTCTGGAAATACCGACTGCTACCAACCCGCTGAGCGAACCTATCAGCTTACCCGCCAGATGCTGGCAATTTGTCTGCGCTACCGAAACCCGGTTACGATTATCACAAAAAATGCGCTGATTTTGCGGGATCTGGATATACTGAAGCCTTTGGCGGAGCTCAATCTGGTTAATGTTGCCATTTCCATGACGACCCTAAACGAAAATCTGCGACTCCTGATGGAGCCCCGAACCGTTACGGCTGCTCAGCGGCTAAAAACGATGGGTGCCTTGCATCGAGCGGGAGTGCCCGTTGGGATTATGACAGCCCCAATCATCCCTAGCCTCAATGACCATGAAATCCCAAAACTGATTGAACAGGCTGCCGAGCAGGGAGCTTGCTGGTCGGCTTATACGGTTGTGCGCTTAAATGGTGCTCTGGGACCACTTTTTACCGATTGGCTAAACCAAACATTTCCCGAACGGGCCGAGCGGGTATTGCACCAGATTGCTGATTGTCATGGTGGTCAACTGGCCGATTCGCGGTTCAAAACCCGTATGTCGGGCGAGGGGCAGTATGCGCATCAGATTTCCCAGTTGCATCGTATTGCCTGTCAGAAATACCTGAGCAACCGCCAAATGCCGTCGTTGACAACAGCCCTGTTTCGGCCTGCCGGTCAGATCGGGCTGTTTGAGTAA
- a CDS encoding type IX secretion system plug protein → MRVCIPVLTFLFWWMPLLAVAQQLQTIDHIYDSRVQTVLLFPQVSANLNDPALTLNPPVISLDEEVPLQLEFDDLTGNYRSFRARLVHCNADWQRSILNDIEFTYEYNDNPITEYQISVNTKIPYFHYRFTLPKVKLPGNYVLVVYDERNRSNIILTRRFITYQNRLNVAASARFSSDPGRQFADQQIDFTINYRGYQVISPQDDFKVVIRQNYRDDRTLRGLRPTNVQAFDQVLEYRLIDLSNTMPGGNEFRFFDTRTVLSRANYIDRIDRNADRNIAYVQVDQPRSRGAYIQSDDFNGMFVIDHRETGNGATNADYIETIFTLKTPEVPGVDMFVNGAFNFWQLTDRNRMEYDALLGAYRASILLKQGVYNYDYIVKTTGANPRVDENFVEGNYSSTENDYEILVYHRPPASRADQLVAYQRLGINKRK, encoded by the coding sequence ATGCGTGTTTGTATCCCGGTTTTGACCTTTTTATTTTGGTGGATGCCCCTCCTGGCGGTTGCCCAGCAACTCCAGACCATCGACCACATTTACGATTCGCGGGTGCAAACGGTGCTGTTGTTTCCGCAGGTAAGCGCCAATCTGAACGACCCTGCCCTGACGTTGAATCCGCCTGTGATTTCGCTGGATGAGGAAGTGCCGCTCCAACTGGAATTCGACGATCTGACGGGAAACTATCGCTCGTTTCGGGCTCGGCTGGTGCATTGCAATGCTGATTGGCAACGGTCCATCCTAAATGACATTGAATTTACCTATGAGTATAACGATAACCCAATTACCGAGTATCAAATTTCGGTCAATACCAAGATTCCCTACTTTCATTATCGGTTTACGCTGCCGAAGGTGAAGCTTCCGGGCAATTATGTGCTCGTTGTGTATGATGAGCGCAACCGAAGTAATATTATCCTGACTCGTCGGTTCATTACCTACCAGAATCGGCTTAATGTAGCCGCGTCGGCGCGTTTTTCAAGTGATCCAGGCCGTCAGTTTGCCGATCAGCAGATCGATTTTACGATCAATTACCGGGGTTATCAGGTGATTTCCCCACAAGACGATTTTAAGGTGGTGATTCGGCAGAATTATCGCGACGACCGGACGCTTCGTGGCTTACGGCCAACCAATGTGCAGGCTTTCGACCAAGTGCTTGAATACCGATTGATTGACCTCAGTAATACGATGCCTGGCGGTAATGAGTTTCGTTTTTTCGATACCCGAACGGTCTTATCCCGCGCTAATTACATCGACCGTATCGACCGCAATGCCGACCGCAATATTGCTTATGTGCAGGTCGATCAGCCGCGTAGTCGCGGAGCGTATATTCAGAGCGACGATTTTAACGGCATGTTTGTTATTGACCATCGGGAAACCGGCAACGGGGCTACCAATGCGGATTATATCGAAACGATTTTTACCCTAAAAACCCCTGAAGTTCCTGGTGTCGATATGTTTGTAAATGGGGCATTCAATTTCTGGCAGCTAACCGACCGAAACCGGATGGAGTATGATGCCCTACTGGGTGCTTACCGGGCGTCGATTCTGTTGAAACAGGGCGTTTATAATTACGATTATATCGTTAAAACTACCGGAGCAAACCCGCGCGTGGATGAGAATTTTGTAGAAGGAAACTATTCGTCAACCGAAAATGACTACGAGATTCTGGTTTACCATCGCCCGCCAGCCTCCCGTGCCGATCAACTGGTAGCTTATCAGCGGTTAGGGATCAATAAACGTAAGTAA